The following proteins come from a genomic window of Denitromonas sp.:
- a CDS encoding class I poly(R)-hydroxyalkanoic acid synthase gives MAPPKTEDRTVELPDPSELAQTYSEVAQRASHLISEHVQRQLKKGVAAPADELGIAQAFMDMMAKLLANPYKLAQTQMNLVWDYFSLWQHSMLRFAGMQAPPVAAPAKDDKRFKDEQWQEHFLFDFIKQSYLITARHIHDTVCGVEGLEEQTQKKVNFYTRQYVDALSPSNFALTNPEVFRETVKNHGQNLVKGLNNLLRDIEDGGGNLRVKMTDTTAFELGKNVATTPGKVVFQTEMMQLIQYTPSTDKALKRPLLIVPPWINKFYILDLREKNSYIKWAVDQGHTVFVISWVNPDEKLAERSFDAYVTDGILAALDAIEAQTGEKEVNAAGYCLGGTLLATTLAYLAAKRKKRIASATFFTTMTDFSEPGELGVFIDEVQVSSLEKKMAERGFLEGSEMAGTFNMLRANDLIWSFVVNNYLLGKDPFPFDLLYWNSDSTRMPAKMHSFYLRNLYMENRLVQPGGIEIDGTPIDLSKIKVPCYFISTIEDHIAPWKSTYMGARNFGGPVRFVLGGSGHIAGIVNPPVANKYGYFLCDDPALPETAQEWFDASVQHEGSWWTDWQAWVTGHNKVQVEARDPAKGKLPVLEEAPGSYVKTRLDAQKAA, from the coding sequence ATGGCACCGCCGAAAACAGAAGACAGAACGGTCGAACTGCCCGACCCGAGTGAGCTGGCCCAGACGTACTCCGAAGTCGCCCAGCGCGCCTCGCACCTCATCAGCGAGCATGTTCAACGTCAACTCAAGAAGGGCGTGGCCGCACCGGCCGACGAACTGGGCATCGCCCAGGCGTTCATGGACATGATGGCCAAGCTGCTGGCCAACCCCTACAAGCTGGCCCAGACCCAGATGAACCTGGTGTGGGACTACTTCTCGCTGTGGCAGCACTCGATGCTGCGCTTCGCCGGCATGCAGGCGCCCCCGGTGGCCGCCCCCGCCAAGGACGACAAGCGCTTCAAGGACGAGCAGTGGCAGGAACACTTCCTGTTCGACTTCATCAAGCAGTCCTACCTGATCACCGCCCGCCACATCCATGACACCGTCTGTGGCGTCGAGGGCCTGGAAGAACAGACCCAGAAAAAGGTCAACTTCTACACCCGCCAGTATGTCGACGCACTGAGCCCGTCGAACTTCGCCCTGACCAACCCGGAAGTGTTCCGCGAGACGGTCAAGAACCACGGCCAGAACCTGGTCAAGGGCCTGAACAACCTGCTGCGCGACATCGAGGACGGCGGCGGCAACCTGCGCGTCAAGATGACCGACACCACCGCCTTCGAGCTGGGCAAGAACGTCGCCACCACGCCGGGCAAGGTTGTCTTCCAGACCGAGATGATGCAGCTCATCCAGTACACGCCCTCGACCGACAAGGCGCTCAAGCGCCCGCTGCTGATCGTGCCGCCCTGGATCAACAAGTTCTACATCCTCGACCTGCGCGAGAAGAACTCCTACATCAAGTGGGCCGTCGACCAGGGCCACACGGTGTTCGTGATCTCCTGGGTCAATCCGGACGAGAAGCTCGCCGAGCGCAGCTTCGACGCCTATGTGACCGACGGCATCCTGGCCGCGCTCGACGCCATCGAAGCGCAAACCGGCGAGAAGGAAGTCAACGCCGCCGGCTACTGCCTGGGCGGCACGCTGCTGGCCACCACGCTGGCCTACCTGGCCGCCAAGCGCAAGAAGCGCATCGCCAGCGCGACCTTCTTCACCACCATGACCGACTTCTCCGAGCCGGGCGAACTGGGCGTCTTCATCGATGAAGTCCAGGTCTCCAGCCTCGAGAAGAAAATGGCCGAGCGCGGCTTCCTCGAAGGCTCGGAAATGGCCGGCACCTTCAACATGCTGCGCGCCAACGACCTGATCTGGTCCTTCGTGGTGAACAACTACCTGCTGGGCAAGGATCCGTTCCCGTTCGACCTGCTGTACTGGAACTCCGACTCCACCCGCATGCCGGCCAAGATGCACAGCTTCTACCTGCGCAACCTGTACATGGAAAACCGCCTGGTCCAGCCCGGCGGCATCGAGATCGACGGCACGCCGATCGACCTCTCCAAGATCAAGGTGCCGTGCTACTTCATCTCCACCATCGAAGACCACATCGCGCCGTGGAAGAGCACCTACATGGGCGCGCGCAACTTCGGCGGCCCGGTGCGCTTCGTGCTCGGCGGCTCCGGCCACATTGCCGGCATCGTCAACCCGCCGGTCGCCAACAAGTACGGCTACTTCCTGTGCGACGATCCGGCCCTGCCGGAAACGGCCCAGGAATGGTTCGACGCCTCGGTACAGCACGAAGGCTCGTGGTGGACCGACTGGCAGGCCTGGGTGACCGGTCACAACAAGGTGCAGGTCGAGGCCCGCGACCCCGCCAAGGGCAAGCTGCCGGTCCTCGAAGAGGCCCCGGGCAGCTACGTCAAGACCCGCCTCGACGCACAGAAGGCGGCGTAA
- a CDS encoding putative toxin-antitoxin system toxin component, PIN family, whose amino-acid sequence MTATVLDTNTIMALWFFNDPALALLRDWIAAGHTRLLTREDALEELRRVLDYRHFACPPARQTEILAHYRAQATCVPAAATPAELPRCRDADDQKFLEIAHDGGARWLLTRDKALLRSGRHRLMRDRCSVITPEAWQKAFAGSA is encoded by the coding sequence ATGACCGCAACCGTTCTCGACACCAACACCATCATGGCGCTGTGGTTCTTCAATGACCCCGCCCTCGCCCTGCTGCGCGACTGGATCGCCGCCGGCCACACCCGCCTGCTCACCCGCGAGGACGCCCTCGAAGAGCTGCGCCGGGTTCTCGACTACCGGCACTTTGCCTGCCCACCGGCACGCCAGACCGAGATCCTCGCCCACTATCGAGCACAGGCGACCTGCGTGCCCGCCGCCGCCACACCGGCCGAGCTACCCCGCTGTCGCGACGCCGACGACCAGAAATTCCTCGAGATCGCCCACGACGGCGGCGCGCGGTGGCTGCTCACCCGGGACAAGGCACTGCTGCGATCGGGGCGGCACCGGCTGATGCGTGATCGCTGCAGCGTGATCACCCCCGAAGCCTGGCAGAAGGCATTCGCCGGCAGCGCTTAA
- a CDS encoding helical backbone metal receptor: protein MTASLAPPADAFGQHHAALGRDARIVSLVPSITELLCDLGLAAQLVGRTGFCIHPREALRQVPKVGGTKDVKLERIRELAPTHVIVNVDENPRPVADALSAFVPNVVVTHPGAPEDNRALYALMGHLFDCQRAAARLTAELDAALAAARAVGAAVPPESVLYLIWREPWMTVSRDTYIAATLATVGWQTVPAEAGDRYPSFDWQAPWVGQAQRVLLSTEPYRFQDKHLAEVAALCGRPVQLIDGEWTSWYGSRAVAGLRALAALRQALANARA, encoded by the coding sequence ATGACTGCTTCCCTTGCCCCGCCGGCCGACGCCTTCGGTCAACACCATGCCGCCCTCGGGCGCGATGCCCGCATCGTCTCGCTGGTGCCGTCGATCACCGAGCTGCTGTGCGATCTTGGCCTGGCCGCGCAACTGGTCGGCCGCACCGGCTTTTGCATCCACCCGCGCGAGGCCCTGCGCCAGGTGCCGAAAGTCGGTGGCACCAAGGATGTGAAGCTCGAGCGAATCCGCGAACTGGCGCCAACCCATGTGATCGTCAACGTGGACGAGAATCCGCGCCCGGTGGCCGACGCCTTGTCGGCTTTCGTGCCGAACGTGGTGGTGACCCATCCCGGTGCGCCGGAAGACAACCGGGCGCTGTATGCCCTGATGGGGCATCTGTTCGACTGCCAGCGTGCGGCCGCGCGCTTGACCGCCGAGCTCGATGCCGCGCTGGCGGCGGCGCGTGCCGTCGGCGCGGCCGTGCCGCCGGAGTCGGTGCTGTACCTGATCTGGCGTGAGCCGTGGATGACCGTCTCGCGCGACACCTACATCGCGGCCACGCTGGCGACGGTGGGCTGGCAGACGGTGCCGGCAGAGGCGGGGGATCGTTACCCGAGCTTCGACTGGCAGGCGCCGTGGGTCGGCCAGGCACAGCGGGTGTTGCTGTCGACCGAGCCCTACCGCTTCCAGGATAAGCACCTGGCCGAGGTGGCGGCGCTGTGCGGTCGCCCGGTGCAGTTGATCGATGGGGAATGGACCTCGTGGTACGGCAGCCGGGCGGTGGCCGGGCTGCGCGCGCTGGCGGCGCTGCGCCAGGCGCTGGCGAATGCGCGCGCTTAA